The Glycine soja cultivar W05 chromosome 8, ASM419377v2, whole genome shotgun sequence genome has a window encoding:
- the LOC114423414 gene encoding calcium-dependent protein kinase 2-like — translation MGCCASKESEPQHNGYRHAGTGGVHNQKTHEPLVNQSRAPANQPYHLHEKHAASTAQTVPQNMPWKPPGPALSPKPVVGVRQDTILGKQFEDVKQFYTLGKELGRGQFGVTYLCTENSTGLQYACKSISKRKLASKSDKEDIKREIQIMQHLSGQPNIVEFKGAYEDRSSVHVVMELCAGGELFDRIIAKGHYSEKAAASICRQIVNVVHICHFMGVMHRDLKPENFLLSSRDENALLKATDFGLSVFIEEGKVYRDIVGSAYYVAPEVLRRRCGKEIDIWSAGVILYILLSGVPPFWAETEKGIFDAILEGHIDFESQPWPNISDSAKDLVRKMLIQDPKKRITSAQVLEHPWIKDGNASDKPIDSAVLSRMKQFRAMNKLKKLALKVIAENMSAEEIQGLKAMFTNMDTDKSGTITYEELKSGLHRLGSKLTEAEVKQLMEAADVDGNGSIDYIEFITATMHRHKLERDDQLFKAFQYFDKDNSGFITRDELESAMKEYGMGDDATIKEIISEVDTIISEVDTDHDGRINYEEFSAMMKSGNQQQGKLF, via the exons ATGGGTTGTTGTGCAAGTAAAGAGTCAGAGCCGCAACACAATGGTTACAGACATGCTGGGACTGGTGGTGTGCACAACCAGAAGACTCATGAACCTTTGGTCAACCAATCAAGAGCACCTGCAAATCAACCTTATCATTTACATGAAAAGCATGCTGCATCCACTGCTCAGACAGTGCCTCAAAATATGCCATGGAAGCCTCCTGGTCCAGCCCTTAGTCCTAAACCTGTTGTTGGTGTTAGGCAAGACACAATTCTTGGGAAGCAGTTTGAGGATGTGAAGCAGTTCTACACACTTGGGAAGGAGTTGGGTAGAGGGCAATTTGGTGTGACATATCTTTGCACTGAGAATTCGACCGGATTGCAGTATGCCTGCAAGTCCATTTCCAAGAGGAAACTTGCGAGCAAATCTGATAAGGAGGACATAAAGAGGGAGATTCAGATTATGCAGCATTTGAGTGGTCAACCCAACATTGTTGAGTTCAAAGGGGCTTATGAGGATAGGAGCTCAGTTCATGTTGTGATGGAGCTGTGTGCAGGTGGGGAACTTTTTGATAGGATTATTGCCAAGGGGCATTACAGTGAGAAGGCTGCTGCTTCAATTTGCAGACAAATTGTAAATGTTGTTCATATCTGTCATTTCATGGGTGTGATGCATAGGGATCTGAAACCAGAGAATTTTTTGCTATCTAGTAGGGACGAAAATGCACTTCTCAAGGCAACCGATTTTGGCTTGTCAGTTTTCATTGAAGAAG GAAAGGTATATCGGGATATAGTTGGTAGTGCTTACTATGTTGCTCCTGAAGTTCTGCGGCGCAGATGTGGGAAGGAAATAGATATATGGAGTGCAGGAGTCATATTGTATATCTTACTTAGTGGAGTCCCTCCATTTTGGGCTG AGACTGAGAAGGGAATATTTGATGCCATATTGGAAGGTCACATTGATTTTGAAAGTCAACCATGGCCTAACATCTCAGACAGTGCCAAGGATCTTGTTCGTAAGATGCTTATACAGGATCCAAAGAAACGCATTACCTCTGCTCAAGTTCTTG AGCACCCATGGATTAAAGATGGAAATGCTTCAGACAAGCCGATAGACAGTGCAGTCCTTTCCAGAATGAAGCAATTTAGAGCAATGAATAAGCTAAAGAAACTTGCCTTGAAG GTCATTGCTGAGAATATGTCTGCAGAAGAGATCCAAGGTTTGAAGGCAATGTTTACAAATATGGACACTGACAAGAGTGGTACAATCACCTATGAAGAACTTAAGTCAGGATTGCATAGACTTGGCTCAAAGCTTACAGAGGCTGAAGTGAAGCAACTTATGGAAGCT GCTGATGTAGATGGAAATGGCTCAATTGACTACATAGAATTCATCACTGCTACAATGCATAGACACAAATTAGAAAGAGATGACCAACTTTTCAAGGCCTTCCAATATTTTGATAAAGACAACAGTGG GTTTATTACAAGAGATGAATTGGAATCAGCCATGAAAGAATATGGTATGGGTGATGATGCAACAATCAAGGAAATCATATCTGAAGTTGATACAATTATATCTGAAGTGGATACAGATCAT GATGGTAGAATCAACTATGAAGAATTCTCTGCGATGATGAAGAGTGGGAACCAACAACAAGGCAAGCTATTCTAA